Proteins from one Setaria italica strain Yugu1 chromosome V, Setaria_italica_v2.0, whole genome shotgun sequence genomic window:
- the LOC101779363 gene encoding protein argonaute 16, translated as MVAIEDEEAPILEEIPIAPGSSKWKSPDATPAPPPSERNSKVSDGEAPETPPAGGTLKDEVLALLIPLEDHSVQGEDSPLSITSEDDKVVDGKGIGRKVIDKLLQTYSSELDGKDFAYDEEKCLFTVGLLPQNNFEFTVILEETSSRYLAVGGSPGHGSLSQADKKQVKRSHLAKKFIVTISYAAKIPLKSVALALQGSESEHAQDALRVLDIVLRQQQAKRGCLLVRQSFFSDDSRNLVDLTGGVSGCRGLHSSFRTRMGGLSLNMDVSTTMIVTPGPVIDFLLTNQNVRGIGDIDWPRAKKMLKNLRVKAKHNNMEFKIIGLSDQPCSRQTFPMKVRNGSIEVQTMDITVQDYFKSKQVELTLPYLPCLDVGKPKRPNYLPIELCHMVSLQRYTKALSSQQRATLVEKSRQKPQDRMRVVTDAVKSNRYDDDPILSSCGTEIEKHLTRVDGRVLSAPTLVVGNSEDCIPNRGRWNYNNKRLLDPVKIERWAIVNFSACCDMSRISRELINCGRSKGIFIERPHTLVDEDSQSRRCSPVERVERMFEKVKTSLPGPPEFLLCVLPERKNCDIYGPWKKKNLHEMGIVTQCIASSNKMNDQYFTNVLLKINAKLGGMNSKLALEHRQMIPVVTQIPTLILGMDVSHGSPGRADIPSIAAVVGSRCWPLISRYRASVRTQSPKVEMIDSLFKPLYDGKDDGIMRELLLDFYQTSQQRKPKQIIIFRDGVSESQFSQVLNIELNQIIKAYQSMGQGYLPKFTVIIAQKNHHTKLFQADSPDNVPPGTVVDSGIVHPRQYDFYMCAHAGPIGTSRPTHYHVLLDEIGFSADNLQKLVLSLSYVYQRSTTAISVVAPICYAHLAAAQMGQFMKFEEFADTSSGSGVNSSSSAAIPELPRLHADVCSSMFFC; from the exons atggtggccatcgaggatgaAGAGGCCCCTATCCTTGAAGAAATTCCCATCGCCCCAGGGTCCAGTAAATGGAAGAGCCCGGATGCCaccccagcgccaccgccttcggaaaggAACTCCAAGGTGTCGGATGGAGAGGCGCCAGAAACCCCTCCAGCGGGCGGGACTCTAAAGGATGAAGTGCTGGCCCTCCTCATCCCGTTagaagaccactcagtccaAGGAGAAGACTCGCCTC TCTCCATCACATCTGAGGATGATAAGGTAGTTGATGGTAAGGGTATTGGCCGAAAGGTCATTGATAAACTGTTGCAAACATACAGTTCTGAACTTGATGGGAAGGATTTTGCATATGATGAAGAGAAATGTTTATTTACTGTGGGGCTACTTCCACAGAATAACTTTGAATTCACTGTTATCTTGGAAGAAACATCTTCAAGGTACCT GGCTGTTGGTGGAAGCCCAGGGCATGGAAGCCTTAGTCAAGCTGACAAAAAGCAAGTAAAGCGATCACATCTTGCAAAAAAATTCATTGTGACGATAAGTTATGCAGCAAAGATTCCTCTAAAGTCAGTTGCTTTGGCACTTCAAGGAAGTGAGTCAGAACATGCTCAGGATGCTCTGAGAGTCCTTGACATTGTTTTAAGGCAACAGCAGGCTAAGCG AGGTTGTCTACTTGTTAGGCAGTCATTTTTCAGTGATGACAGTCGAAACCTTGTTGATTTAACTGGTGGAGTTAGTGGCTGTCGTGGACTCCACTCTAGTTTCCGCACTAGAATGGGTGGTCTTTCATTAAACATGG ATGTTTCAACCACCATGATTGTGACTCCTGGACCAGTTATTGATTTTCTCCTCACAAATCAAAATGTCAGAGGCATCGGGGATATTGACTGGCCCAGG GCCAAGAAAATGCTTAAAAACCTGAGAGTTAAAGCTAAGCACAATAACATGGAGTTCAAGATCATTGGCCTTAGCGATCAACCATGCTCCAGACAGAC ATTCCCAATGAAAGTTCGAAATGGAAGCATTGAAGTTCAAACTATGGATATTACTGTTCAGGATTATTTTAAGTCCAAGCAGGTTGAATTAACGCTGCCTTATCTGCCATGCCTTGATGTTGGAAAACCAAAACGTCCTAATTATCTCCCAATTGAG CTATGCCACATGGTATCACTTCAACGCTATACGAAGGCACTGTCTTCTCAACAAAGAGCAACTTTGGTTGAAAAGTCACGACAGAAGCCTCAAGATAGAATGCGAGTTGTTACAGAT GCTGTAAAAAGTAATAGGTATGATGATGATCCAATCTTATCTTCTTGTGGTACTGAAATTGAGAAACATCTTACTCGTGTTGATGGTCGTGTTCTCTCTGCACCAACG CTGGTTGTGGGGAACAGTGAAGACTGCATCCCGAACAGGGGCAGGTGGAACTACAATAACAAG AGGCTATTGGATCCTGTCAAGATTGAGCGTTGGGCTATCGTTAATTTCTCTGCTTGTTGTGACATGAGCAGAATCTCAAGAGAGTTGATAAACTGTGGACGAAGCAAAGGCATT TTTATTGAACGTCCTCACACATTGGTGGATGAGGACAGTCAATCCAGGAGATGTTCACCTGTTGAAAGGGTTGAAAGGATGTTCGAAAAAGTCAAAACAAGCCTTCCTGGTCCTCCTGAATTTCTGTTGTGTGTTTTACCAGAGAGGAAGAATTGTGATATTTATG ggccatggaagaagaaaaatcttCATGAAATGGGTATTGTCACTCAATGCATTGCTTCCAGTAATAAGATGAATGATCAATATTTCACCAATGTTCTTCTAAAAATTAATGCTAAG CTCGGTGGAATGAATTCTAAATTGGCATTGGAACATCGCCAGATGATACCAGTTGTGACTCAGATACCCACATTAATTCTTGGAATGGATGTTTCACATGGTTCTCCAGGTCGAGCAGATATACCATCAATTGCCGCG GTTGTTGGATCTAGATGCTGGCCACTGATATCACGGTACAGAGCATCTGTCCGGACCCAATCTCCAAAGGTAGAGATGATTGATTCTCTATTTAAGCCGCTGTATGATGGGAAGGATGACGGCATAATGAG GGAACTTCTACTGGACTTCTACCAGACCAGTCAACAAAGAAAGCCTAAGCAGATAATTATCTTCAG GGATGGTGTGAGCGAGTCTCAATTTAGCCAAGTACTGAACATTGAGCTTAATCAAATCATAAAG GCTTATCAGAGTATGGGACAGGGGTATCTTCCGAAGTTCACAGTGATCATTGCTCAAAAGAATCACCACACAAAACTCTTCCAAGCTGATTCGCCAGACAACGTTCCACCTG GGACTGTCGTAGACTCTGGTATTGTTCATCCAAGGCAGTATGATTTTTACATGTGTGCTCATGCTGGACCAATT GGTACCTCAAGACCCACCCACTACCATGTGTTGCTCGATGAGATTGGCTTCTCAGCAGATAATCTCCAGAAGCTAGTTCTTTCACTTTCATATGT GTATCAGAGGAGCACCACTGCAATTTCTGTTG TGGCACCTATCTGTTACGCCCACCTAGCAGCAGCTCAGATGGGGCAGTTCATGAAATTCGAAGAGTTCGCTGATACCTCATCAGGCAGTGGTGTCAATTCGTCGTCATCAGCAGCAATCCCAGAATTGCCGCGGCTTCATGCTGATGTCTGCAGTTCCATGTTCTTCTGTTGA